In Lathyrus oleraceus cultivar Zhongwan6 chromosome 2, CAAS_Psat_ZW6_1.0, whole genome shotgun sequence, the DNA window TAAATAGCCGGAGCAATTACAATAAAACTCGAAAGCGAATAAAATACAAACACGCGAATTTTAAATGATAAACAAATTACAAATACGCAAATAAATTGTAACAAATACATTCAAATTTACGAAAACATCAAAACAAGTAAGTGATACCATACGATAACGTGTCTGCACTTTCAATACTGACAACAATTAACTTATATTTATTAAGGATATATCTCAATCATGGACCTTAAGCCTAAAATCGGGGTTATTTTATAGTCACTGAAACCGGCAGATAAAATCAACTTAACCCATTCTTTCTTATTTCTCTCTTTTCCTGTGAGTATTACCATCATCAACATATCAAAAAAGAGTTGGGTTTCAACTGATTTATCGATGTTTTCATTGTCAACCACCATATCTATGATAATGACCTTCCCATCTTTACCTTTCTTCTTCAATGATTCCTTGCATTTCTTCAATATATTCACACATTCCTCGTCATTCCAGTCATGCAATATCCACTGCGATGTCATTCACATTTTGTTTTATTATAATAGAAGGATAGAGAAAATATGGTAAATTTGAAGAAAATTATACGATTATAGGTGTTTTTGGTATgagaaaaaaattaaataaaaaatatatataaactaaataaaatgataataagttttttgaatggatttcatcttATTATTTGTTATTGCCATTTGTAATGAAGTAACATGTAAACGAATATTTAAAATCTGTACCTTCAACAAAATGGCATGTGCTTGAGGAATTTCTTGAAACATATCTCCACCAACATAGCTTAGGTTATGGCTTCCTTGTAAGCCATCAACAACATGTGGGAGATCAAACACAATGCATTCCATTTGTGGGAATGATTTGGAAAGAGCCTTTGCCATGGTCCCTGTGCCTCCTGCAACATCAACCAATGACTCCAATCCATGGAACACTCCCTTACACTTGTCAATCAACAGGTCGCTCACTAATCGAGCATCACTTGCCATTGACTCATTGAATAAACGGTTAAATATTGGATCATGAGCAGCATAATCCCAAAAATACCTCCCATGTGTGGTTTCAAATGCGGAAGAATCCTCATTTTTCAACCAAGTAGACATTTGATGCCATGGATTTGTCATAATCGGGCTGAGCATGGCGTGGACAAATGGGGTGACACTCATTGGATTTTCCTTTAGTAATAACCTAGATGCATCCGTTAACATATACTCAATTTCTAATTCATTCTCTGTAATATTTTGTTGAGAGAAAAAACTAGAATGAGTCATGATTCGCATCAAGCGATAAATGCAAGGTTTTTTGGAAGGATGGATTGGTAGTGAAGAAATGAGTTTTGAGAGTGACATGGGTTTGCCATAGTTGTGTATGATATCTGGTATGCCTAAATCAAGAACACATTTAAGTGACATGGAATTCATGAAGTTGAAAATGTGATTCCATATGTGGCTTTGAGCTTTGAGCAAATTGGAAGCAACATCATCTCCATTTTGGAATTCCATACTTGGTACCTGAATTCTATGAATAAGACTTAAAGTATATGGAATGTGGATTGAAACCTCACATTGTTTGGGTCTTTTTATATGCTGAAATGAAGTATCATATTATTATAATTTGGATATTACAGAAACAGCATATTACAGATAAGCAGCAACTATATATAGTATTGTTAACTACTAGGACTGTGATGTATGATCATCCATATATAGTATTGTTAACAACTAGGACTGTGATGTATGATCATCCATATATAGTATTGTTTATTGCGATGGCTTTTATTGACCACGATTATGTTGTATTTTTATGCTCATGGCTTTTATTGACCACGTTTGGAATGAGTATCTTTTCGTTTATATGTGATCATTCTACCCTCACCTAGTTGCCACTTTCTATGCTTATCAATCTCGTTCAAAAACACTATGAAAGACTCCTAAAACACAGAACTTAGATCTCACCAATCAAATGAAACTGCCGTTTGGTGTTGTATGATAACTGTTATATTAAATAAAGTGGTTGGAAGGCACCAAAAGGAACATTGAAGAAAAAATCGAAGCAGTATTGTAAAAAAGACTAGTCACTTTGAATGTGCCAATCGCTCAACTCCAACAACTAGACTGTGAACTATGTGGAGGAAATAACTTTCAAATGCATTGACAAGATTCTTATATTCTTGTATATAACGTAGTCAGTAAATTACCTCAACAAAAAAATTGGAAGTACCCTACAACTTTAGGCTACAACATCTctgatcttaaaggaattagACCCTTTGTGTGCATGCATAGAATTATGCTCGAAGAGGACTCAAAAACCTCTACAGAACATCAGAGGAGGATTAATCTTATCATGAGTGAGGTAGTTAGAAAGGAAGTGTTAAAGTTTCTTGAAGCTGGAATAATTTTCTCCACTAATAAATACTGcaaattttttttaatataatttgTTATTTGATTATTGCAAAACACGAAGAAATAGGTGAATGACAAAAAAATTGAAATATGAAACAATACAtgttttttcaatttttttccattcataattttttttaaatagatATAATCTACTACATCGATTGATTTAGGAACAGGGGGAAAATCCatattttagtttattttaatttaaaagAAATAATATTTGTCGTCCATATATGAAGTAACAATGCTCAAGATATTGTAAACACATTAATCCAACAAAAACTCTATAGATTCAATCATAACGGTAACACCAACACTGTATATGTAGGACGCTACATTGTGAAACTAAACATTGATAATGAAAGAATTTGTCATGAAAAAAGTGAAACTTAAAAAGGTTTGGAAAAGATCTCTGTAATGGATTGTAAGAGCAAATTTTTTTTTGGATATAACGTTGATTTTCTTATATAATCTCTTATCATGTAAttgaaaatttattttatttgtcTAATGCTTTTTTATTTTATATCAGAAACAAATGCATGCAATATCCAACATTTGATATTTCCTAAGATTTAGTGAAACGAGGTTCAAGTATTTTATCTTGACCCAAAGCAACATGATATTTCCTAAGACTCTTGGAAGTGTTAAGGAAGTACCCTACAACTTTAGGATACAAAACCTCTGATCTTAAATGAATTAAACCCTTTGCGTGCATGCATAGAATTATGCTCGAAGAGGACTAAATAAACCTCAAGAGAACATCAGAGGTAATATCTTTTCACGAGTGAGGTAGTTAGAAAGGAAGTGTTAAAGTTTCTTGAAGCTGGAATAATTTATTCGATATCAGATGGTCAATGGGTTAGCCCAATATATGTAGTACCAATGAAAGGAGGAGGAACATTATTTAAGCATAAAAAAAGTGAATTTGTAGCTAAGCGTGTAGATACATGTTGCTGaatgtgtattgactatagaaAGTTAAACAAAGCCACCAGAGTACTACTCCAATGACTTGGTGCAACTCATGTGAGGTGTTGGGAAGGTGATCTAGGACTTGGGAAAGTTTGAGTGATGTC includes these proteins:
- the LOC127121013 gene encoding probable O-methyltransferase 3, with product MEFQNGDDVASNLLKAQSHIWNHIFNFMNSMSLKCVLDLGIPDIIHNYGKPMSLSKLISSLPIHPSKKPCIYRLMRIMTHSSFFSQQNITENELEIEYMLTDASRLLLKENPMSVTPFVHAMLSPIMTNPWHQMSTWLKNEDSSAFETTHGRYFWDYAAHDPIFNRLFNESMASDARLVSDLLIDKCKGVFHGLESLVDVAGGTGTMAKALSKSFPQMECIVFDLPHVVDGLQGSHNLSYVGGDMFQEIPQAHAILLKWILHDWNDEECVNILKKCKESLKKKGKDGKVIIIDMVVDNENIDKSVETQLFFDMLMMVILTGKERNKKEWVKLILSAGFSDYKITPILGLRSMIEIYP